CGGGCCCGCACCGCCTCGACCTCTTCGCCGCTGGGGCGATCGGGCAGGGGAAAAGTGATACGGGCGAGATGGACCATCGGCTCCTGCCGGTAATCGTCGATATGCTCGCGGAAGTAGTCGAGCATCTCCTGCTGGGTGACATCGACCTTGCTCTTGACCTCGCGGCCGAGAAGCTTGAAGCGCAGAATCTGTTCCCGCAGCTTCTCCTGATAAGCATCGAACTCCATCCCCTGCAGCCTCAGGGCTTCGATCAGTTCCTCGCGAGTCAGCTGGTTCTGCAAGAGGACATCGCCGATGGCCGCCTCGATCTCTTCCTTACTTACCTCCAGCCCCAGCTCCTTGACCCGTTGCCGCACCAGGGTTTCCTCGATCAGGCTGTTCAACGCCCGCTGGCGCAGTTCGCTCAGCTGTTCAGGGGCCATAAGGGCCTGGGCCTCGGCGCCCATCTGCCGCTTTTCCAGCTCCTGTTCGATCTGATGCTGGGTGATGATGTCCGTGTTGACCACGGCGACAATGCGGTTGACGGTTTGCGCGCCGAAAAGCGTCGCGGGAAAGAGCGCCAACATGGCCAAAAGGGCCAGAAAACGATTCATCGTTTATCCTCGGATGGAAAGTGATAGGTCGGCCGATGGGAACCGACCTCGGCCGGAAATAGATCAGTCGAACAGCGACCAGTTGATGGAGATGGCCGCCCGCTCGCGCAGACCCCGCAGCCATTCCTGATAGGCTTCTTCCTCGGCGCGCTCGCGCAGCCGCGCGCGAATTTTATCCCGGGACTCGTCCAGGGAGACTTGCAAAGCCGGGCGACGTTCCAAGAACTGGAAAAGATGATAACCGTACTCGCTTTGCACCAGACCGCTCAGATCCCCCGCGGCCATCTCCCAGACGGCCGAGTCGATCTCGGGCGGCATTTCCCCCTGGGCAAAAAATCCGAGGTCCCCCCCTTCTTCGCCATCGGGAGAGAGGGAATGGCGCCGGGCCAGCTCGGCAAAATCGACGCCCGCCTGCAGCTCCGCCAGCAGCCGTTGCCCTTCGGCCTCGTCCGCGACCAGAATCTGCCGCACCCGAACCTGCTCGGGTTGGGCGAACTCTTCGGCATGCTCCCGATAGTAGGCGGAGACCTCGTCGTCGCTGACCTCGACCTCGTCCTGAACCGTCAGGCGCGCGACCTTTTCCATCAGCAGGCTTTCTTCCAGCTCACGCCGCCAGGCCTTTTCATCGAGACCGCGGGCCTTCAACCCGGCATGAAATTCCTCCTCGGGGTAGCCGCTACGCACCTCGGCTTCGGCTGCCGCCAACTCCGCTGCCGTCAGGGAGACAGCGAGGCGCTCCGCTTCCGCCAGGGACAGTTCGCGGTCAACGATGCGAACGAGAAAGGTCCGCTCCAACTCGGCCCGCTCTTCGGCGCCAAGCTGCTGGTCCTGGGGAAGCGTCTTGGCAAAGCGCTCCTGAAATTCGCCGTGACTCACCTCGCGGCCATTGACCTTGAGCAGCACCTGCGGCGAAGCCTCTCCCCGCTCACGACAGCCGAAAAGCATCAGCCCGAAGAGGAGCAGCAGGAGTACTCGATAGCGGCCCATGACCATGAAATCCTCGCGCGGAAGACCCCGACGTGAAGGCTTGAAAAAGAGAAAAACAACGAATTCCAAAGGGAAAGCTAGCACAGCTAGAGAAATTGCTGCAATTCTTTTTTCGCCGCCGCCAGCACCTCTTCCGCCGCCAGCTTGCCGGTGCGCACCGACAGGCGATAGTCAGGAGAGAAACGATATTTGCCCGGCTCATCCATGAGCTTGAGAATCTTCTCCGGTGGCACCGGCGTACCGGCATGGAAGGCAAAGAGCAACTGACGCCCGTCGTATTCGGCCTGCTCGACCTTGAGCCGCTTCATCAGTACCCGCAGCTTCATCACCTCGATCAAGAGCGTTGCCGGCTCGGGCAGCTCACCGTAGCGGTCACGCAGCTCGTCGGCAAGGTCGTAAAGCTCCTCCACAGCCTCGGCGGCGGCCAGCTGCTTGTAGAAAACCAGGCGCTGGTTGGGATCGGGGAGATATTTTTCCGGCAAAAAGGCCGACAGCCCCAGGCGCACCTCGGGGTCGATCTTTTCCTCCCGCTCCAGGCCTTTGAGCTCATCGATCGTCTCTTCCAGCAGTTCGGTATACATCTCGAAGCCGATGGCAGCGATCTGTCCGGCCTGGCGGGCGCCGAGCAGGTCGCCGGCGCCGCGCAGTTCGAGATCGTGGGAGGCGACACGGAAACCGGCGCCGAGCTCGGTGAGATCCTGCAAGACCCGCAGCCGCTCGCGAGCCTCGCGGGTCAGGCTCCCCTCGCCGGGGATGAGCAGGTAGGCGTAGGCGCGGTGACGGCTGCGCCCGACCCGGCCGCGCAGCTGGTAAAGCTGGGAGAGACCGAAGCAGTCGGCGCGGTTGATGATAATGGTGTTGGCCCGGGGGATGTCGATGCCGTTTTCGATGATGGTGCTGCAGACCAGTACCTGGGCCTTCCCCTCGATGAAGTCGACCATCACCTGTTCCAGCGCCTTTTCCCCCATCTGCCCGTGGCCGACGATGATTTTCGCCTCGGGGACGAGGGTGCGCAGAAATTCAGCCATCGCCTCGATGTTCTTCACCTGGTTGTGGACGAAGAAGACCTGACCGCCCCGGCGCAGTTCGCGCAGAATCGCCTCGCGGATCAGATCGTCGTCGAAGCGGGTGACGTAGGTGCGCACCGCCAGGCGGTCCACTGGCGGGGTCTCGATCACCGAGAGATCGCGCATTCCCATCATGCTCATGTGCAGGGTGCGGGGGATGGGGGTGGCGGTGAGGGTGATGACATCGACCTCGGCGCGCAGCTTCTTCAGCCGCTCCTTGTGGCTGACGCCGAAGCGCTGCTCCTCGTCGATAATGACCAGGCCGAGATTCTTGAAACGCACGTCCCGCTGCAAGATCCGGTGGGTGCCGATGAGGATGTCGACCTGGCCGGCGGCGGCGCGTTCCAGCACCTGTTTCATTTCGGCCGGGCTGCGGAAGCGGGAGACCATATCGACCTCGACCGGATAGCCCTTGAAGCGTTCGCGGAAGGTCTCCCAATGCTGACGGGCGAGAACCGTGGTCGGCACCAGTACCGCCACTTGGCGACCATCGAGGGCGGCGCGAAAGGCGGCGCGGATCGCCACCTCGGTCTTGCCGTAGCCGACGTCGCCGCAAACCAGGCGGTCGACAGGGCGCGGTGACTCCATATCGGCCAGCACCTCCTGAATCGCCTGTAGCTGGTCGGGGGTTTCCTCGTAGGGAAAGGCCGCCTCGAACTCACGGAAAACCCGGTCCGGCGGGCTGTAGGCAAAGCCCTGACTCAACTCCCGGCGGGCGTAGATCTTGAGCAATTCCCGGGCCAGTTCCTCGACGGCAGCGCGGGCCTTGAACTTGGCCTTCTCCCAGGCACCCCCCCCCATCTTGTCGAGGCGCGGCGTCTGCCCCTCGCCGCCGACATATTTCTGGACCTTCTCGATGCGCTCCACCGGCAGGTAGAGCTTATCGCCGCCGGCGTATTCGAGATGGAGGAAATCCCCTTCGCTCGGCCCCATACTGAGGTGTAACAAGCCGTGATAACGGCCGATGCCGTGGTCGGCGTGAACGACGTAATCCCCCTCCTTGAGCTCCGCCAGGGAAGAAAGGAGGGCGCGCACATCCTTGCGTGGCCGTCGCCGCACCCGCTGGCCGAAGATCTCCTCCTCGGTGACCACCGCCAGTTTTTCGTCCGGCAGACGGAAGCCGTCGGCCAGCTCCCCAAGGGTGATGACGAGATCCCCGGGGCGCAATCTCTTGCAGGAAACCGTCGGGTCGAAGTCGGGATGCATCCCCTCGGGCGCGAGCAGGTCGATGAGCCGTTCGGCCTGCCCCTGCTGATGGCAAACCAGCAGGGTGCGCCAGCCCGCCTCGCGCCACTGGCGCAACTGCGCGGCCAGCGCCGCGAAGCCGCCGGCCTCACGCAAGCGGCCGTGGATGTCGCCGTTACCGAAGACGTTGAGGCGGTAGCGCTGCCGCCCCTCGTCCAGGCGCAGCACGTCAAGGGGGGAAAAATCCTGGCGGCGACGCAAGGTCAATTCCCGCTCCAGCTCCGCCGGGGTCAGATAGAGCTCCGTCGCCTCGACATAGGGCTCCTCGCGGCGAGCCTGGCGCGCCACCCCCTCGGCGACTTCGGCGGCGAACTCGTCGCCGGCCTGCTCCACCGCCGGCGGATCGAGAATCACCCAGCGCCCCTTGGGGGCGTAGTCGAAGAGGCTGTCGAGCCGTTCGTGAACCAAGGGGAGGAGAAACTGGCGACCGGGGGCGAGCAGTCCCTCCCGCGCCTCTTCCAGCACCGCCTCGCGCAGGGTGCGGGGCAGGCC
This genomic window from Desulfuromonas acetexigens contains:
- a CDS encoding SurA N-terminal domain-containing protein, with the protein product MNRFLALLAMLALFPATLFGAQTVNRIVAVVNTDIITQHQIEQELEKRQMGAEAQALMAPEQLSELRQRALNSLIEETLVRQRVKELGLEVSKEEIEAAIGDVLLQNQLTREELIEALRLQGMEFDAYQEKLREQILRFKLLGREVKSKVDVTQQEMLDYFREHIDDYRQEPMVHLARITFPLPDRPSGEEVEAVRARAREARERVRGGEDFMVLLANYSGDGRAQGGDMGRFAEEELTAAFAEAVKGLTAGEVSEPVETPEAFHLFKVVERDAGSVRQFDAVKDEIAKTLTEQKTDGAFKSWAEGLRKSARIDIRE
- a CDS encoding peptidylprolyl isomerase; amino-acid sequence: MGRYRVLLLLLFGLMLFGCRERGEASPQVLLKVNGREVSHGEFQERFAKTLPQDQQLGAEERAELERTFLVRIVDRELSLAEAERLAVSLTAAELAAAEAEVRSGYPEEEFHAGLKARGLDEKAWRRELEESLLMEKVARLTVQDEVEVSDDEVSAYYREHAEEFAQPEQVRVRQILVADEAEGQRLLAELQAGVDFAELARRHSLSPDGEEGGDLGFFAQGEMPPEIDSAVWEMAAGDLSGLVQSEYGYHLFQFLERRPALQVSLDESRDKIRARLRERAEEEAYQEWLRGLRERAAISINWSLFD
- the mfd gene encoding transcription-repair coupling factor, which gives rise to MDQSPQAPEVAHATIRSVLDGLSAGATRLEVLGLLGSSGAYLLAAELATLAEPLLVVAADGREAERCAAALAFYHGRPDEVFFFPHWEIRPYEPLSPHPEVEASRLAALAALHEGRARAVVTTARALLQRVIPREVLGTLSASLRAGEDYARNELTALLLRLGYNAVPLVEDRGTFSLRGDILDIFPPSLPQPVRLEFFGDSLERLRPFDPVSQRSAGTELKELRLLPAREMVLTGEFLTTFSRRLKERCDLLGLPRTLREAVLEEAREGLLAPGRQFLLPLVHERLDSLFDYAPKGRWVILDPPAVEQAGDEFAAEVAEGVARQARREEPYVEATELYLTPAELERELTLRRRQDFSPLDVLRLDEGRQRYRLNVFGNGDIHGRLREAGGFAALAAQLRQWREAGWRTLLVCHQQGQAERLIDLLAPEGMHPDFDPTVSCKRLRPGDLVITLGELADGFRLPDEKLAVVTEEEIFGQRVRRRPRKDVRALLSSLAELKEGDYVVHADHGIGRYHGLLHLSMGPSEGDFLHLEYAGGDKLYLPVERIEKVQKYVGGEGQTPRLDKMGGGAWEKAKFKARAAVEELARELLKIYARRELSQGFAYSPPDRVFREFEAAFPYEETPDQLQAIQEVLADMESPRPVDRLVCGDVGYGKTEVAIRAAFRAALDGRQVAVLVPTTVLARQHWETFRERFKGYPVEVDMVSRFRSPAEMKQVLERAAAGQVDILIGTHRILQRDVRFKNLGLVIIDEEQRFGVSHKERLKKLRAEVDVITLTATPIPRTLHMSMMGMRDLSVIETPPVDRLAVRTYVTRFDDDLIREAILRELRRGGQVFFVHNQVKNIEAMAEFLRTLVPEAKIIVGHGQMGEKALEQVMVDFIEGKAQVLVCSTIIENGIDIPRANTIIINRADCFGLSQLYQLRGRVGRSRHRAYAYLLIPGEGSLTREARERLRVLQDLTELGAGFRVASHDLELRGAGDLLGARQAGQIAAIGFEMYTELLEETIDELKGLEREEKIDPEVRLGLSAFLPEKYLPDPNQRLVFYKQLAAAEAVEELYDLADELRDRYGELPEPATLLIEVMKLRVLMKRLKVEQAEYDGRQLLFAFHAGTPVPPEKILKLMDEPGKYRFSPDYRLSVRTGKLAAEEVLAAAKKELQQFL